The region CCCACCATCAACATCTTCGCTATTGATGCGCAGGCGCGGCTTGGGATGCTGCATTCTGTAAGACCACAAACAATAACCGAAAGTGAGATGACCAGAGGCGCAATAGAGCTAGCTCAGGGACGGGACCGGGACCATCCTACACAGAGTGCACGAGACTTGCTGTTGGTGTCTAGTCGAGAgtctttgtttgtctgttatcagcatcatcatctccATTGATCACCATTACCATCTGATACTCACTTGGCCAGCTCCCGCTGCAGCTGTTCCATGACATCGCCGCACTGTTTGTAATAGCGCACCTGGGTCTGGATGAAGGCGTGCAGATGGCGCAGGTGGGAGGCCTGCGATGTGCTAATACCGTCCAGCAGTAACTTGGTTATTTCCGACTGGCGGTCGAACTCCGCCTGGGCCACGCGCAGGTCGCGCTCCGCCTGTAAAGAAAGTACAAATTAATGATCTGCTGCAGCATACTGTTAAGTGATGAGTAATAGGTATGGGCAAGGTCCAAGGTCTGATACCTGTTCCAAGGCAGCCTCTGGCGAGATGCCATCTTTCTATGAACCGTAATAAATCAAACCAACAATCCACACAGAGGCAGCGTAAAGTAATGTAGAAAAATATCGAAAGTCAATAATCCATTATGACCGCCCCCACTGCCCCCTTTTCCGCCCACTCACCGACTGTTGGCCTAGCATGCTGCGCGCCTTCTTGACCCGGTTCTTGCAGGCGTCCAGATCCAAGCGCTTCGAATCGAGAATGCCGCGCTCTTTGCTAATCGTCTTCATCTCGCCCTCCAAGAATTTGCGCAACGGTTGCGTAAAACAAATGCCCGAGGTGGCAATGAAATCGTGCTCGCACTGGCCCAGTTTCTGCTCAGCCTGTCCGACCTTGATGAGGGCCTGACCGTAGGGCAAATCCTGTCCGAAGTCCCCGCCGGCCTCAATCATGTCCAGGGCCAGGTGTTCCAGGTTGCTTACTCGTTTGGGTTTTGACTTGTCGATCTTTTCG is a window of Drosophila pseudoobscura strain MV-25-SWS-2005 chromosome 3, UCI_Dpse_MV25, whole genome shotgun sequence DNA encoding:
- the EndoB gene encoding endophilin-B1 isoform X5 → MNINLPHFNMKNLVKEAGSTISRVVQLTEEKLGTTERTEYDLHFQNLAERADVTKAWTEKLVKDTESVLIPNPQNRVEDYIFEKIDKSKPKRVSNLEHLALDMIEAGGDFGQDLPYGQALIKVGQAEQKLGQCEHDFIATSGICFTQPLRKFLEGEMKTISKERGILDSKRLDLDACKNRVKKARSMLGQQSAERDLRVAQAEFDRQSEITKLLLDGISTSQASHLRHLHAFIQTQVRYYKQCGDVMEQLQRELAKMQHPKPRLRINSEDVDGGPPSSVSMHSCDSDSVVGVALDSDTEIDKSLTNLLEDFNIEFDTTAISTVIFVTECSPVNEDYMYAKQGLMKGLVPRAFVEMLDEEPDVTL
- the EndoB gene encoding endophilin-B1 isoform X4, coding for MNINLPHFNMKNLVKEAGSTISRVVQLTEEKLGTTERTEYDLHFQNLAERADVTKAWTEKLVKDTESVLIPNPQNRVEDYIFEKIDKSKPKRVSNLEHLALDMIEAGGDFGQDLPYGQALIKVGQAEQKLGQCEHDFIATSGICFTQPLRKFLEGEMKTISKERGILDSKRLDLDACKNRVKKARSMLGQQSKDGISPEAALEQAERDLRVAQAEFDRQSEITKLLLDGISTSQASHLRHLHAFIQTQVRYYKQCGDVMEQLQRELAKMQHPKPRLRINSEDVDGGPPSSVSMHSCDSDSVVGVALDSDTEIDKSLTNLLEDFNIEFDTTAISTVIFVTECSPVNEDYMYAKQGLMKGLVPRAFVEMLDEEPDVTL
- the EndoB gene encoding endophilin-B2 isoform X3; the encoded protein is MNINLPHFNMKNLVKEAGSTISRVVQLTEEKLGTTERTEYDLHFQNLAERADVTKAWTEKLVKDTESVLIPNPQNRVEDYIFEKIDKSKPKRVSNLEHLALDMIEAGGDFGQDLPYGQALIKVGQAEQKLGQCEHDFIATSGICFTQPLRKFLEGEMKTISKERGILDSKRLDLDACKNRVKKARSMLGQQSKDGISPEAALEQAERDLRVAQAEFDRQSEITKLLLDGISTSQASHLRHLHAFIQTQVRYYKQCGDVMEQLQRELAKLSTRHQQQVSCTLCRMVPVPSLS